The following are from one region of the Plasmodium gaboni strain SY75 chromosome 12, whole genome shotgun sequence genome:
- a CDS encoding hypothetical protein (conserved Plasmodium protein, unknown function) — protein sequence MIESSLTAKYILMSDKLRNNTLSDNKLKLKYNNVHKNEMIDYDVIENFCNILKDNKSFKGVLDISYNNLNEINLFNIMCSVYENKNIIGLNIKNNKISKMIFNKILLILEKNYLEYLNIQNTYINTQEIKNIIFTALNKNIISLKLPYLNIENFQFLIHNLKDNNSINKLYFFISYNNQGYKNCIVEDENVINNYEDYTNNVKDLFKELLTVIEKKTNIKCVKCDADCHDKELNEIISFINSTCEKHKNNLEKIHIINDNKMQINSFEKMKLLISDINGKGKHIEKFEREEKIVLDNDVITFLEKMLQ from the exons ATGATAGAAAGTTCTTTAACTGCTAAGTATATTCTTATGAGCGACAAGCTTAGAAATAATACACTTTCTGACaacaaattaaaattaaaatacaataatgtacataaaaatgaaatgaTAGATTATGATGTTATAGAAaatttttgtaatattCTAAAAGACAATAAATCTTTTAAAGGTGTATTAGATATATCTTATAATAACTTGaatgaaataaatttgtttaatattatgtgtagtgtttatgaaaataaaaatatcataggattaaatattaaaaataataaaataagcaaaatgatatttaataaaattttattaattttagagaaaaattatttagaatatttaaatatacaaaatacatatataaatacacaagaaattaaaaatattatttttacagctttaaataaaaatatcatatCACTTAAACTTCCATATCTCAACATTGAAAACTTTCAATTTCTTATACATAATTTAAAAGACAATAATAGTATAAATAAACtctatttttttatatcttataataatcaaggatataaaaattgtatTGTGGAGGATGAAAATgtaattaataattatgagGACTACACAAAT AACGTCAAAGatttatttaaagaattaCTAACCGTcattgaaaaaaaaacaaacaTAAAATGTGTTAAGTGTGATGCAGATTGTCATGATAAAGAACTAAATGAaattatatcttttattaattcGACTTGTgaaaaacataaaaataatcttgaaaaaattcatatcatcaatgataataaaatgcaaataaattctttcgaaaaaatgaaattattaatatcagATATTAACGG GAAAGGAAAACATATTGAAAAATTTGAAagagaagaaaaaatagTTCTTGACAATGACGTGATAACATTTCTTGAAAAAATGTTGCAATGA